The window GCAGGTCGTCGGGCCCTCGTTCGTCACGTCGAGGCGCACGTAGACGGTTCCCGCCGCCGCGCCGCCGGGCGCCACGGTGAGCGCGAGCACCCCCGTCGAGCACGATGGGTGGCTCGCGACGGTGGAGCCGGTCGATGAGGTGGGAGGCTGCGTCGACGGGGGCGGCTGCGTCGGCCGGGAGCTGGACGGTGACGACGATCGAGCACCGGAACATGCCGCGAGCGCCACTCCGCTCGCGGCGAGCGCCGCGAGAAGGACGAGCGCCCCCCGCGGACGGAACCCACGCGCCGCGACCATCCACCCCTCCTACGGGAACAGCCCGCGCAGGCGCGTCGCTTCCGCGACGCGCTCCAAGCCGAGAGCCACGGCCGCTCGGCGCAGGGACACCTTCAGGGCTTCCGCCTTCTCCTGGGTGGCGCGGAAGGCCTGCTCCATCGTCGCGTGCAGGCGCGCCGAGATCACGCCTGGCTCCCACGGGTAGCCGGCGCGATCCTGGGCCCACTCGAAGTACGAGACGACGACGCCACCTGCGTTGGCGAGCACGTCGGGGACGACGACGATTCCGCGGCGTTCGAGCACAGCATCTGCCGCTGGCGTCGTCGGGCCGTTCGCCGCCTCCACGACCACGCGCGCGCCGAGGCGCTCGGCGACCTCGGCGTTGATCACGCCGCCGAGCGCGGCCGGCACGACGAGCTCGCACTCGAGGTCGAAGATCTCGTCCCGGCCGAGCGGGTCGGCCTTCGGAAACCCGACGACGGTGCCGGTCCGGGCGACGTGCTCGGACAGTCCGGCCGGGTCGATGCCGGCGGGGTTGTACACCGCCCCGGCGACGTCGGCCACCGCGACGACACGCATCCCGAGCGAGGCGAGCAGGTAGGCGAGCGGCGCGCCGACCTTGCCGTAGCCCTGGAGGACGCAGCGAGCGCCCGCCAGCTTGAGGCCCAGCGCGTCGAACAGCGCCCGCGTGCAGATCGTCACGCCCTGCGATGTCGCCCCGGCACGCCCGTGGCTCCCCCCGATCGCGATCGGCTTGCCGGTGACGACGCCCGGCTGCGCCCGTCCGGACAGGACCGAGATCGTGTCCATCACCCACGACATCACCCGCTCGTCGGTGTTGACGTCCGGGGCGGGGACATCTCGGTCGGGGCCGAGGAGCGAGACGATGTCGAAGGTGTAGCGCCGGGTCAGGCGCTCGAGCTCGCCGAGCGAGAGCGACGACGGGTCGAACGCCACGCCGCCCTTGGCACCCCCGAAGGGGATGTCGACGACGGCGCACTTGATCGTCATCTCCGCCGCGAGCGCGCTGATCTCGTGGGCAGTGACCGAGGGATGGAAGCGGATCCCGCCCTTGCCAGGCCCCCGGGCCGTGTTGTGGTGCACGCGCCAACCGGTGAAGACGTCGATCCGGCCGTCGTCGCGGCGGACTGGCACGGCGACCTCGAGGACCTTCTCAGGGGTCGTGAGCAGGCGCGTCATGGACTCGTCGAGCCCGACGAGCGAAGCCCCGTCCGCGATCCGCTCGCAGACGGCGACCCACGCGTCGTAGCCGTCGGACGCCGGCGGCGGCCCCTCCTCGCTCGTCGGCACGCCCGAATGCTACTGCTCGCCTCGAGGGCTCAGGTGGGGCTGCTCGTGACCACGCGCTCGTAGGGCCGCTGCTCGGTGAGGCGCTCCTCGGCACCGGTCGCGACGAGCGGGGAGCCGGAGAGCACGAAGAGGGCCGTGAACATGACGAACAAGGCTGCCCCCTCGAGGCCCGCGCGCGCGCCGAACGCGTGCAGGTGGTCGCCGAAGAGCCAGACCCCGATCACGATGCTCGAGAGCGGGTTGACGATGAGCAGCGCCGACTGCGACGCCGCGACCGGCCCCGCCTCGAGCGCGTGCTGGCTCAGGACGAGACCCGCGAGGCCGCTCACCGCGACCCCGTAGGCCTCGAAGTGCACGAGGAGCGTGAGGGGCCCGTGCTGCCACTGGTCCGCCGCGCTCTTCACGAACGCTGCGGTGAGCGCGAAGCAGATCCCGGCAGCGACCCCGTAGGCGGCGGCACGCCACCAGCGGGGGCCGCGTCGCGCCGCACCGGCCGCGAGGGCCACCGCACCGCCGCAGGCGAGGAGCAGGAGCGCCCAGTCGAGGTGCGAGGGGCGACCGTGCCCGCCGCGCGCCGCCGACAGAGCCAGGAAGACGCCGAGGCCAGCGGCAGTCCCGGTCGCACCGACCAGCTCGCGCCACCCGAGCGTGCGCCGGAACCAGCTGCCGAGCACGAGGACGAGGAAGACGATCTCCGTGACCATCACGGGCTGGACCGTCGAGAGGTCGCCGAGCGACAGCGCGATGGCCTGGAGGAAGAAGCTGGCGGTCGTGAGGCCGAGCCCCGCGAACCAGATCGGGCGGCGAAGCACGCTCGCCATGAGCGACCGAGTCGAGCCGGGGGCCGGCGACGCCTCCTCGACACCGATTCGTTGCAGAATCGTCGCAAGAGCATTGGCGGCCGCGGCGAGCAGCGCGAGCAGGATCGCCATCGATCCCGTTATACCGCGCCTGCCTCCGAGGCGATAGGTGCGGCCCGCCGATCCAACGGCCGCGCACCCCCGTCCTGGTCCGCTTCGAGCAGGCTGCGCCCGGTCACGCCGACCGACCACGTGCGCCGGTGCAGCGAGGTGAGCCCGAGGCGGGCCACCGCGCGCCGGTGCTCCGCCGACGGGTAGCCCTTGTTGCGCTCGAACCCGTACCCGGGGTGCCGCTCGGCTGCGGCTGCCATGAGCCGGTCGCGCGTCACCTTCGCGAGGACCGAGGCCGCGGCGACGACGAGCGAGCGTCGGTCCGCGCCGACGAGCGGGAGCGCTCCGCGCCCCGTGTAGTCGTGACAGCCGTCCACGATCAGCGCCGCCGGAACCTGCCCGAGGGAGTCGAGCGCCCGGTCGGCCGCCAGCCGCTGGGCCGCGGTGAGCCCGAGAGCGTCGCACTCCTGCGCGCTCGCGTGACCGACGGCGTAGGCGGTCAGCGCCGCTGCGAGCGGGGCGAAGAGCGCCTCGCGTGCACGCTCGGTGAGCAGCTTCGAGTCGCGCACGCCCTCCGGCAGGCACGACAGGGTCTCGAGCGTGACGACCGCCACCCCGACGCTGACCGGCCCCGCCCAGGCGCCCCGGCCCACCTCGTCGATCCCCGCGACGGTCGCGCACCCTCCGGCGAGGAGCGCCCGCTCGGTACCCGTGCCGGGCAGGCACGCGCTCGTCACTGCGCCGGCTCGACGCGGGCGATGGCCTCGGCCTCGGCCGGGTCTGGCTCGCCCTCGAGGAAGGCGTCGACGACCTCGCTGGCGAGCGCCTCGCTCGTCAGCCGGAGCGAGAGCGCGAGCACGTTGGCGTCGTTCCACCGGCGAGCGCCGAGCGCGGTCGCCGCGTCGCCGCAGAGCGCGGCACGCGCCCCGGGGACCTTGTTCGCCGCAATGGCGACGCCCGTCCCCGTGTAGCAGCACACGATGCCCCGGTCCGCGTCGCCGCGCACAACCGCCCGAGCGACGGTGCGCCCGACCTCGGGCCAGGCCGCGCCCGGGGCGAGCCGCTCGACGCTGTGGCCGGCAGCGCGGAGGTGCCGAGCGATGTGCTCGACGAGCGGGGTCTCCTCGTCGCTCCCGAGCGCGATGCGCACCGGCGCATGGTACCTAGCGCGAGAGCACGCCCTCGAACTCGGACTTGGCCGCCCGGTGCATGAGGAGGGGGAGGGAGTCCCTCGGCGAGCGGCCGCCGTGGCACACGGCGACGACCTGCTCCGCGACGGGGACCTCGACGCCGTGGCGCCGAGCGAGCTCGACGAGGGGGCGGCAGGTGCGCACCCCCTCCGCCACGGTGCGCGCGCCGGCGAGGACCTCGGCGAGGCGACGACCTTCGCCGAGTGCCACCCCGACGGCGAAGTTGCGGCTCCTCCTGCTCGTGCAGGTGGCGACGAGGTCGCCGAGCCCGGCAAGGCCGGAGAAGGTGAGCGGCTCGCCGCCCAGCGCCACGCCGAGGCGCGCCATCTCGGCGAGGGCACGGGTCACGAGCGCGCCACGGGTATTGTCCCCGAGTCCGAGGCCGACCGCCATGCCGCAGGCGATCGCCATGACGTTCTTCGCGGCGCCGGCGACCTCGCAGCCGACGACGTCGTGGTTCGTGTAGACGCGCAGGGATCTCGAGCCGAACAGTCGCTGGAGCTCGCGCGCCAGCGCTGCGTCGACCGAGGCGACGACCGACGCGGCCGGCTGGCCGGCCAGGATCTCGCCCGCGAGGTTCGGGCCGGTGAGGACCCCCACGGACCTGCCAGGCCAGCACTCGGCGACGATCTCCGTCATCCGAGCGAGCGTCGTCTCCTCGAGGCCCTTGGTAAGGCTGACGACGACGGCGCCTTCGCCGACAGCCACGGCGCCCGCCTTCAGCACCTCGCGCAGACCGTGGCTCGGGACGGCGAGCACGACGAGCGAGCGCCCCTCGAGCGCCTCCTCGAGCGAGGCCGTCGCCTCGAGCGAGCGCGAGAGCCGGTGGTCGCCGAGGTAGGCGCGATTGGTGCGCGAACGCCGCACCTCGTCGGCAACCTCCTCCGAGCGTGCCCACAGCACCGTCGGCAGACGGCGCGCGAGCAGGTCCGCGACCGTGGTTCCCCACGACCCGGCGCCGAGCACGGCGGCATTCCTCAGCTGCACCTGCGCCGACCACACGCCCGAGGGGCCGACCAGCTCGACACCGTGCCCCACGGTAGTGGGCCTGACGCCGGGACGCTCGATGCGCGGCCGCCCGTAGACTCCGGCCGTGCGTGCGCTCCTCGTGCCGGTCAAGGCCTTCTCGAGGGCCAAGGAGCGGCTCGCGGGCGTCCTCGACGACGCCGAGCGTGCGTCGCTCGCGCGCCGCCTCGCGGCTGGCGTCCTCGCGGCCAGCGGCTCGATGCCGCGCTTCGTCGTCTGCGACGACGACGACGTCGCGAGCTGGGCAACCTCGTCGGGGGCAACGGTGATCTGGACGCCCGGACTCGGCCTCTCCGGCGCGGTGCGCCACGGCGTCGAGCGACTCGCGGCGCGCGGCTTCCGCCTCGTCGTCGTGGCGCACGCCGACCTCCCCTTCGCCGCGGCGCTCGACGCCTTCGGCGAACCGGGCCTGGTGACGCTCGCGCCCGATCGCCGGCTCGACGGAACGAACGTCGCCGCCGTTCCCGCCGGCTCCGGCTTCGCCTTCGCGTACGGCCCGGGCTCGTTCCGGCGCCACCGCGCCGCGGCGCGCCGCGCCGGCCTGCCCTGCCGCCTCGTCTACGACTGGAACCTCGCGTGCGACGTCGACGTCGCCGAGGACCTCGGCCTGCTCTCGCAGGATCCACTCGTCGACGGCCCGCCCGGAGTGCCCGGACGAGGGCGCGCGGACACCGCCACGGTGAGGCGGTCGCCGTGACGACCACTGACCTCGACACGCCGGCGCGCGCCCTCGCGATCGGAGCCCATCCCGACGACATCGAGTTCGGCTGCGGCGGCACCCTCGCCAAGTGGGCCCTCCAGGGCTGCGAGATCTTCCACCTCGTCCTCACCGACGGCTCGAAGGGCAGCTGGGACGCGGCCAGCGACGCGGCCGCCCTCGTCCAGTGCCGCCACGAGGAGCAGCGCGCGGCCCAGCGCGCCCTCGGCGGGCACGGCGGCGTCACCTTCCTCGACTGGCCTGATGGCGAGCTCGAGGCGGGGCTCTACCAACGGCTCCAGGTCGCTGCCTGCATCCGACGGTGCGCACCCGACGTGGTGCTCGGGCACGACCCCTGGAAGCGCTACCGGATCCATCCGGACCACCGCAACGCGGGCTGGCTCACGACCGACGGCGTCGTCGCGGCGCGCGACCCGCTCTTCTTCCCCGAACTCGGCCTGCCGCCGCACCGACCGCGCACGATCCTGCTCTTCGAGGCGGACGACGCCGACCACCTCGAGGACATCTCCGCCACCTTCGACACCAAGCTCGCCGCGCTCTTGTGCCACCGCAGCCAGCTCCGCTCGACGATGGGCATCGACGCAGCGACGGGTTCGCCTCGCTACGAGGAACAGCTCGGCGCCTTCGAGGCGCGCCTGCGACAGGAGGCCGTCGATGCTGCCGGCACGAGCGGCATCCTGCTCGCCGAGTCCTTCAAGCGGATCGACGACCGCTGACCGTTCGCGCCGCGAGCGGCCCCGCCGCGCAGTACCACGGCACGGCGGGACCGCTCGCAGCTCGCTCAGGCGCGCCGAGCGCCGCGCTTTGCCGGTGCCTTATTCGCAGCCTGCTTGGCCGGCGTGCGCCTCGTGCCAGCGTTCCTCGCCGGGACACGCGCGGCCACGGCCTTCGGGGCCGTCCTGCGCGCGGTTGGCTTGCTCGCAGCGGTCTTGCTCCCGGCGGCCTTCGCACCCGCCTTGCGCGCCGTCGCCGACGCCTTGGTCGCAGGAGCAGCGAGCGGCTTCGGCTTGGCGAGCGTGCCTCGCGAGTTGAGGTCGGCCTTCAGCTGGACCCCAGGGGTGAACCCGATGCCCTTCGATGCCTTGATCCGCACGGGGGCGCCCGTCTGCGGGTTCCGGCCACGGCGGGCCTGGCGCTCGCGCAGCTTGAACGTCCCGAATCCGGTGATGCGCACCGGCGTGCCTGCACGTACTCCGTTGGTGATCTCGTAGACGAGGGCGTCGAGTGCCGCTGCTGCCTGCACACGGGTCAGACCCGTATCGCCGCTGATCGCCTCGACCAATTCGGTTCTGTTCACTCCTACCTCCTTGAAGATGCTGCGAAGTCCACGCAATACAAGAGGATCTACGGCGCAAATGCAAGCAATGTCGCTTCCGAGGTCTCGAGCACGCCGTGTCAGCGGGTTCGAGCGCACGCTTGCCGCAACGGAACGCGAGGAGTTCTTCCAAGGTTTTCCTCCCTCTTCACCGTCCAGCAGCTGTCGGGCGGCGGTAGGCCGAGCGGTACGGCAACGCGCGACGACAGCGGTACGGACCCGCCCGGCAGGCACCCAGATCGCAGCGCGAACGACGCCCTCGCGCTCGTCGTGGCTGCCTCGCGCGCCCATCGCGACGGCCTGTATCTCGGCGAGGGAGCGGGCGGCCCCGTCTTCGCCCCGCCCGAGCACGGCCTCCTCGTCCTCGGTCCGCCGCGCTCGGGGAAGACCGCGGCGGTCGTCGTCCCGAACGTCCTCAAGGCCGCGGGGAGCGTCCTCGCGGTCTCGACCAAGCGCGACGTCCTCGACACGACGGCGAGCGCCCGGGCGCGCCTCGGCCCCGTCCTCTGCTTCGACCCGAGCGGGACCCTCGACCCGCCGCCGCCGGTACGGCGGATCGGCTGGTCTCCGGTCGCAGCGGCCCGGCGGTGGGACCACGCGGTCCTCCTCGCGGAGTCGATGGTCGGCGCGAGCCGCCCCAGTGATCATGCAGATGCCGTGCACTGGAACGAACGGGCGGGGGCCCTGCTCGCCACGCTGCTCCACGCCGCCGCCCTCGCCGGGACGTCGATGTACGACGTCGTCGCCGCCGTGAACCGACGCCGGCCCGAGCGGTTCCTCGACGTGCTGGCGCGCCACGGCGCCGCGCTGGCGCTCGACCTGCTCACCGGGATCGTCGAGACGGACGAGCGGGAGCAGAGCGGGATCTGGTCCACGGCGTCCGGCATCCTCGCCGCCTACCGGACGCACGAGGCACTCGACGCGACGCGCCTCGAGCCCTTCGATGCGCGCCGCTTCGTCGCAGAACGGGCGACCCTCTACGTCGCCGTGTCCGGAGAGCACCAGCGGCACCTCGCTCCGCTCGTCGCGGGCATCGTCCGTGACGTCAGGAGCGCCGCCTACGCGGCGCGCGCTCGAGACGAGACGGCCCCGGTGCCACGACCGCCCGTGCTGCTCGTGCTCGACGAGCTCGCCAACATCGCGCCGCTCCACGATCTCCCGGCGCTCGTCGCGGAAGGCGCCAGCCAGGGCCTGGTCACGCTCGCCTGCCTGCAGGATCTCTCCCAGGCCCGGGGCCGCTTCGGCGCGCTCGCTGACGGCTTCCTCTCCCTGTTCGGCGCCAAGCTCGTCCTCGGTGGCATCGGCGACGTCCGGACGCTCGACACGCTCGCACGGCTCGCCGGAGAGCTCGACGTCCCGAGCGCCTCGGTCACCTTCGGCGCCGGCGGGACGTTCCTTCGCCGCCGCTCGACGACCGTCGCGCCTCGCCGAGTGCCGCGGCTGCCCGCGGACCGCATCGCGCGACCCCCTGGTCGCCACGCGACCGCGGTGCTCGGCGCGCGCCCGGCGCGCGTCGCGCTCACGCCCTGGTACGCGTCGTCCCCCTGGCGAGAGGCAGCCGGCCTGGACGGCCCGAGGCACGCGCCAGGTCGCGACGCGGGACGCGAGGGCCCCGCGACACTCCGGCGCTGAGCCCGGTCATCGCGCCAGCTGGGCCGGCACCCCGAGCTCGAGCCCGGCGTCGCGCCGGCGCGTGCGGCCGGCCGACGGCCAGGCGCGCACGTCGCGGGCGAGCACGGCCGACGCGGGGCGCGCGAGGGCGCGGGCCCGCCGCTCGGCGCCGACTCGCCGCAGCGGCGCGACCGCGAGGTGGACGCGGCGCACGCTGGGATCTTCGAGGAGCGCTCGCGGCAGCGACGTGGCACCTCCGAGCACGACGAGCTCGGTCGGCGGCCGACCGCCGAGGCGTGCAGCGTCACCGCTCACGCGCCCCGCCGCGAGGACCAGGCGGGCGTCACGGCCGTCTCGGCGCGCTGCGGCGAGGAGCTCCTGCGCCCGGGCCATGAGCCCGGCGGGTCGCTCGACGAGCTCCACCCGGTGGCATCCTTCCTCGAGCACCCCGAGCGGACCCCTCGCCCCCGCGGGCGCGCCGGTGAGGTCGAGCCGCTCGACGCGCGGCACGAGCACGACCGTCCCCGCCAGCTCTCGGGCGCGCCCGACGAGACGGTCCAGCGTCGCCGCGCCGAGCGCACCGTCCTCCACGAGCACCATCCCGCCGGCGGCGAGAGCGTCGGCGCGCGCCGGGGGCTGCGCCGCCACCCCGACGACCGCCTCGAGGTAGGCCGCTCGGGCGCCGTCTGCGGCGATCGCCGCCGCCGGTCTGCCCGCGAGCGTCGCGGCTCTCGCGAGGTCGAAGAGCACCTCGGCCGCGACGCGCTGGCCGGGGTGGTGCTCGCAGACGAGGAGCGGCTCGCTCGGTGCACCGGGCGACCGCGTCACCCCCGGAGCGGCCGCACGCGCAACGGCCACGCGGCGCTCGGCCGCGGCGAGCGCCGCAGGGACGAAGAGCGGCTCGCGTCCGCCGGCCGGCAGGCGACGGCCACGGCCGAGGCGACGGGCCACGGTGCGCGCCGCCACCAGGCGGCCCGAGGCGAGCGCCGCGTCGACGGCGGCCTCCACGACGCGCACCGGCGCGCCGCCGGGCAGCACGCCGGCGACGTGGCGGACGAGCTCGTCGCGCCGGCAAGCTCGTTCCAGCCCTTCGAGCAGGCGCAGCGCCTCGACCACCTCCCCGGGCTCGGGCGGCGTCCGCTCGCCCGGCCGACGCGCCGGGGCCAGCTCGGCGAGGCGCGTCTGCGAGAGCCCGAGGGCGCGCGCACGCCCCCACCACGCCTCGACGAGCGCCTCGTAGGGCGTCTCGAGGTCCTTCGCCGGGCGCGTCCGCAGCGCGGCGGCGCGCGCCGCGCCGACGCCGTGCCGGCCGGAGGCCGCCAGCTCCTCGAGGATGGCCTCCTGACGGCGCGAGAAGGCGAGGAGCACCGATCGCGGCACGTCGACGAGGTCCGCGAACCCTCCCCGTCGCAGCTCCCAGCGGACGTCGAGGCGGGCGGCCACCTCGAAGCGCAGCTGGGCGCGATAGAGCGCGCCGGCGGTCCGCAGCTGCGCGTACAGCGCGCGCGCGTCGAGGGCTGACGCTCGCCCCGCCGCGTCGCAGGCCACGTTCGCCACGAGGACGTGGGTGTGCAGGTGCGGGTCCGGCGCCCGGCTCGTCCGGTGGACGAAGGCGGCCGCGGCGAAGCCGTCAGCCGGCACGGCGACTCGCTCGCCGCCGACCTCCCGCCGCACGCGCGCCGCGCGCCGCTCGAGGTAGGCGAGGGTCGCGGCGACGCTCGCGTCGTGGGCCTCGCGCAGGGCGGCCGCCGTCTCGGGGGCGCCGAGGGCGAAGAGGACGCTTGCGGACTTCGGCGCGGAGAAGGTGCAGTCGAAGGCGACGATGCGGCGCCGATGGAGCGCCGTGCCACGCACCTCCCCCGTCACGGCGTCGACGCCCTCGAGGAGCGCGCCGAGCGTCGACCGGTCGACCGCGGCAGGGCCAAGGTCGCGCGCCCGCGTCCCGAGCCAGTAGCCCGCGGGCTCGAGCAGGGGGCCGGCTCCCTGCGGCGGCGCCGTCGCGAGGTAGTAGGCCTCGCCGCCGCGGGCGACCTTCGCCACGGTGAGCACCGGGCGAAGCTCGCGTCTCGATGTATCTCGTTACCTACCGTTCACGGTAGCGGGCCAGGGCGAGACGAGCGACCTCGGCCGCCGCTCCGGCGAGATCGGCGGGCTCCACGACGGCTGCCTCCGGTCCGAGCATCAGGAGGAGCCGCCCGAGGAAGTGCGCATCGCCGACGGCGACGGGCACGACGGCGCGCCCGTCCGGCGACTCGCTGACCGGTCCGGCCGCGAGCCGGTCGAGGAGGACCCGGCGCGCGCTCGGCAGGGAGATCTTCACGAGCCGGGTCGTGGCACCGCCGGCGAAGGCCCGCGCGCCCGTGAACTCCGCAGGCGGCGTCCGCGCCGGCACACGGTCGGGCACCGGCCGCACCGCCGCCACCCGCGAGACCCGGAACCGCCGCCAGTCGCCGGCCAGGCGGCAGAAGGCGTCCAGGTAGAAGTGGCCCTCTCGTGCCACGACGGCGTACGGCTCGACGACGCGCGTCGTCTCGTCGCCGCGCCTCGCACCGAGGTAGTCGATCTCGACGCAACGCCCCGCGACCGCTGCCTGCCGCAGCTCCTCGAGGTGCTCGGGGACCTCGAGCTCGACATCGAGGCGGTCCGCACCCAGGGCGGCCTCGAGCTTCGCCAGCGCGCTCGCGAGCGGTCCGTCCTGCTCCGCGCCGTGCACGGCGAGCAGCGCGCGGGCGGCCGCGGCCACGGCGAAGCCCTCGTCGGGCGTGAGCCGAGGGGGGCGGCGCAGCGCCTCGAGGCCGCGGGCCACCACCCGCGAGCCGTCGACGATGAGCTCGAGCAGCTGGTCGGGGGTGTAGGGCGGCAGGCCGCAGCACGCCGCGAGCTCGAGCTCCGCCACGAGGGTCGCCTCGTCCATGGCGAAGCGGCGGGCGAGCTGCGCGATCGACGCCTCGCCGACGCGCGCCAGGTAGGCGAGCACGGCGAGCAGCCGCCGCAGCCGCTCGCCCGCGTCCTTCGTGCCGGCGTCGCTCAGGGCGGGCCCCCTGACGCGGCCGACTCGAGGCGCTCGACGACCCGGGCCCGGAGCGCCTCGGGAGCGCACACCTCGACGGAGTCGCCCAGCCCGAGGACCCAGGCGACGAAGGCCTCCTCGTCGCCGACACGAAAGGCGAGGCGCACCGAGCCGTCGGGGTGGCGGGCCACGACGGCGTCCTCGCCGACGAGCGCCACGACGTCGCGCGCCTCGCGCACGTCGACCTCGACGACGACCTGCGACGCCCCCTCGCCATCGGAGAGCCGGAAGGGCGACAGCCGGAGCTCGGCCTCGAGGTCGAAGCCGTCCGGGCGCTCGAAGGCACCGGGCTCGCCGAGCGTCGGCTCGTCCTCGATCCGGTCCACGCGGAAGGTGCGCAGCCCCCGGCCCTCGGCCGAGGCGTCCCGGCCGATCAGGTACCAGCTGCCGGACCGGAAGGCGAGCCCGTAGCCGGCGACGGTCCGTCGCCGGCCGCGGTAGGAGAAGGAGGCGTACGCCCGCGTGCGCAGGGCCTCCTGGAGGGGACCGAGCGCCGGGAGGGACGGCAGGACGGCGATCGGAGCGAGGTCGGGCAACGGCGAGCCGAGCTTCGCCTGCACCCCGCGTCCGACACCGCCCTCGAGGCGCACGGCGGCGAGCGCGAAGGCGAGCGCCTCCTCCTCCGCCGCGTCGAGCCCGAGCTCGGGGAGGTAGTACTGCTCGGGCGGGATCCGGTAGCCGACCTGGTCGTCGGCGTCGATCCGCTCGACGACCACGGGGATGCCGTTATCCCGAAGCGTCCGCTTGTCGCGCTCGAAGGCCTGGCGCAGCGCTCCGGGCTGCGCCGGGTAGCCGGCGACCTGGTCGCCGATCTCGCGCAGCGACAGCGGACGAGGCGTCTCGAGCAGCACGAGCACGAGGTTCGTGATGCGTTCCAGCCTGCTGAGGCGCGCCACGGCAGGCCATGCTACGGGCGCGACGGCGTCGCCCGGAAGGAACGCCGGCGCGAAGGTGGCCGCCGCCGGCTGCGCGCCGCGGCTCGCGCGGACCGTCAGTGGGTCGGGAACACCCGCGTGAGGCGCCACGGGACGCGCCGGACGAGCAGGGTGACGAGGACCCGCACGTCGTGGAGCCGCACCACGACGAGGGCGTAGCGGTGCGGACCGGGACGCTCGGCGCGCGCCAGCTCCACCTCCCCCGGACGGAAGTCGTCCTGGTAGGCGACGACGCACAGCCCGACGCGAGGCGGGCCCGCGATGCTCGTACCGCGGATGGGCGGGCGCGCCTCGACGAGCAGCCGGGCGAGGTCGTGGGCGCTGAAGTAGCGGACCCCGGCGAAGCGCCCGCGGTCGTGCACCGCATCCCTGGCGACTGCGAGCGCTCGGAAGCACGGGCTCGTGCTCGTACCGAGGGTGTTGCGCGGCGAGGTGCACGCCGCGAGCGAGCAGGACGCCAGCACGACCGCGCTGGCGAGGGCGAGGCGGCGCGCCGCACGCGGCACCCCGTGCACGGCGCTCACGGCGCGATCCTCCCGCCGCGCACCGGCGTGCTCGGGGCAGCCGGAGCAGCGACGCCCCCGGCGATGCGGCGAGCCGCCGACTCGCCGCCGACCGCCGGCGGCGGCCGCTCGGCGACGAGGGCGCGCTGGGCGCGATCGTCCTGACGCCGCTGGACGAGGGCGAGGCCGAGCCAGGTGAGCCAGCCGACGGGCAGGTAGCCCCAGAAGCTGACGATCCGGTAGCACACGACCGCGGCGACCGTCGACGGCTCGGAGCCGCCGAGGGCGACGAGGGCGATGGTGAGGCTCCCCTCGACGAGGCCGAGGCCGCCGGGGGTGATCGGCAGGTTCGCCGCCAGCTGGCCGGCTCCGTAGGCGAGCAGCAGGCCCCGCCACGGCACGCCGGCCCCCACGGCGAGGAAGCTCGCGACGAGCGCGCCGCAGTCGAAGAGCCAGTTCCCAAGGGCGTAGCCGATCGTCGCCACGAGGTCGCGCCAGCCGAGCCGGACCGCGTTGAGGCGAGCGAGGACCTCGTCGACGATGTCGACCCCGCGTCGCTTCGGTCGCCCGGTGAGCCGACGGGACACCTGCAGGAGGCCCACGGCGAGGCGAGCGAGCCAGGCGCGCTGCCAGACGACGGCGTCGGCGACGACGGAGAACGCGAGCACGCCGACCACGACGCCGATGAGGTTGTAGCTCGCGCCCTCGCGCTCGGCGAGGAGCACGCCGAGGACGGCCATGAGCGCGAGGGCGAGCGCCGCGCACACGAGCGTGGCGAGCAGCGTCCAGCCGGCCAGGACGTCGTCGGCGCCGCGACGCCGGTAGCGGCGGAAGGCGTAGATGCTCGCCACGGCCGGACCGCCGGGGACGGAGTTGGCGATCGCACCGGCGGCCAGGCTCAGCGCGGTCGCGTAGCCGAGCCCGATCCCGACCCCACCCGCCGCGAGGAGCCGCCGCTGCAGCAGCCCGAAGGAGGTGAAGGAGGCGACCTCGAGCCCGATGGCGAGCAGTAGCCACCCGACGTGGAGGCGACC of the Acidimicrobiales bacterium genome contains:
- a CDS encoding WYL domain-containing protein, which translates into the protein MARLSRLERITNLVLVLLETPRPLSLREIGDQVAGYPAQPGALRQAFERDKRTLRDNGIPVVVERIDADDQVGYRIPPEQYYLPELGLDAAEEEALAFALAAVRLEGGVGRGVQAKLGSPLPDLAPIAVLPSLPALGPLQEALRTRAYASFSYRGRRRTVAGYGLAFRSGSWYLIGRDASAEGRGLRTFRVDRIEDEPTLGEPGAFERPDGFDLEAELRLSPFRLSDGEGASQVVVEVDVREARDVVALVGEDAVVARHPDGSVRLAFRVGDEEAFVAWVLGLGDSVEVCAPEALRARVVERLESAASGGPP
- a CDS encoding YbhN family protein, giving the protein MSQGRARSARLLAAWRIGRYLVGLGLAALALWALNGQKGELVGASSALGRLHVGWLLLAIGLEVASFTSFGLLQRRLLAAGGVGIGLGYATALSLAAGAIANSVPGGPAVASIYAFRRYRRRGADDVLAGWTLLATLVCAALALALMAVLGVLLAEREGASYNLIGVVVGVLAFSVVADAVVWQRAWLARLAVGLLQVSRRLTGRPKRRGVDIVDEVLARLNAVRLGWRDLVATIGYALGNWLFDCGALVASFLAVGAGVPWRGLLLAYGAGQLAANLPITPGGLGLVEGSLTIALVALGGSEPSTVAAVVCYRIVSFWGYLPVGWLTWLGLALVQRRQDDRAQRALVAERPPPAVGGESAARRIAGGVAAPAAPSTPVRGGRIAP